The region TTGGTGGTGCAGCATCTGCTCCAATTGTAGCGTCTGCATTTCATCCTTCTCTAGCAACGGTTGGTGTCCTTTTAGCAGTTGTTGGATATGCTGTAGGGACTTTAGCCGCAATTGGTTGTACTATTTTAATGCAATTAGCTGCAGGAGGTTAGTATTTTTGTGATATTTATTTGATATTTGCCCACGCTTAAAAACAAGTTTTAAATGAAAAAAATTATTGCATTATTAATCTTAGTTTCTCTATTTTCTTGTAGAACTGATGCTGATAAACTAACAGTTAAAGGTACAGTTAAAGGATTAAAAAAAGGAACCATATATTTAAAGAAAATAGAAGATACTTTATTAGTTACTGTAGATTCTATTAGTATTAACGGTTCACCAGATTTTACTTTACAATCAGATATTGAAGAACCTGAGATGTTTTATTTGTACTTAAATAAAAATACTAAAGAAGATGAACGTATTTCATTTTTTGCTGATAAAGGATTAACAGAAATTAATACGACACTTAAAAACTTTGCTTATGATGCTAAAATCAAAGGATCAAAACAGCACGAAACTTTAGAAGAATATTTAGCAATGATTGGTAAGTTTAACAATAAAAATCTAGAGCTAACAAAACAAATGTTGGAAGCTGCCAGAGATAACGATAGCTTAAAATTAAAACAGACAGAAACTGCTTTAAATAACTTTACAAAACGCAAGTACTTGTTTACTGCCAATTTTGCAGTTAATCATAAAGATAGCGAGGTGTCTCCTTATTTAGCACTTTCAGAAATTTATGATGCTAATATCAAATACCTTGATACCATTAATAACGTATTAAGTCCAAAAATTAAAGCTTCAAAGTATGGTAAAGCTTTAGAAAAATATATTTCTAAAATTAAAGAAGAAGAAAAACAGTAGTAATCTACTAAATCTATAAAATAACAAAAAAGCCATTTAATTACTTAAATGGCTTTTTATTTATATTTATCTCAACTTAGAGAAGCTTCTAAGAGCCGATGGAGGGACTTACTTCGACTTCGCTCAGCATAAACTTCTCGTCCCTCAATTTTTAATTAATATTAATTTTTTGAAATAAAAAAGCCTCTCTACTTAGAGAAGCTTCTAAGAGCCGATGGAGGGACTTACTTCGACTACGCTCAGCATAAACTTCTCGTCCCTCAATTTTTAATTAATGCTGATTTTTTGAAATAAAAAAGCCTCTCTACTTAGAGAAGCTTCTAAGAGCCGATGGAGGGACTCGAACCCACGACCTGCTGATTACAAATCAGCTGCTCTAGCCAGCTGAGCTACATCGGCAAAAAGAGTTGGCAAATATAATTCTGAAAATTAAATATGCAAACTCTTTTTCGTAGGATTATCCTAACTTATTGATTCTGTCAATTAATGCACGACCTTTATCCTCAAGCTCTTGTTTAATTGCATTAAAATGTGCTTTTTTATTCTCTACATCTCTAGCATTAGTCTTAGCTATCAAATCGTCAAAGGTATCAATTGCATCATCTATAATTGCTTCACTTTTTTTAGTATCCTTATCTGTGTTTGAATATTCCCAAACATAAACTGCTTCAATAATATCTCCTAAAACATAATTAATGTCTTTTTTTAGGTCTCTTTTATTTGCCATAATATTAAAATTTATTTAGCTGCAAAGCTACATATAAAGTTCCAAATTAGAACTATTTATAAGCATTTTAAAGCCTTTATTTTAATTGATTGAGGTTATTTACCAGAATAACTAACAAAGTTTCTTGGTGTCTCATAAAGAGTTACTTCTAAGTCTAAATTAGGTTCTAATTTAGCCTTAATTTTATTGTAGATAACAACTACTATGTTTTCTGCGGTAGGATTTAAATGTTTAAATTCTTCTACTTCGACATTAAGATTTTTATGATCAAAAGCGTCCTCTACTTCTGCTTTAATAATATCTTTTAATATTTTGACATCTATTACATACCCTGTTTCTTGATCTATATCTCCTGTAACACTTGCTATTAACTCATAGT is a window of Olleya sp. YS DNA encoding:
- a CDS encoding 6-carboxytetrahydropterin synthase, translating into MRVTVNRKAHFNAAHRLYRKDWSFEKNDKIFGKCNNPNYHGHNYELIASVTGDIDQETGYVIDVKILKDIIKAEVEDAFDHKNLNVEVEEFKHLNPTAENIVVVIYNKIKAKLEPNLDLEVTLYETPRNFVSYSGK
- a CDS encoding DUF4369 domain-containing protein, with protein sequence MKKIIALLILVSLFSCRTDADKLTVKGTVKGLKKGTIYLKKIEDTLLVTVDSISINGSPDFTLQSDIEEPEMFYLYLNKNTKEDERISFFADKGLTEINTTLKNFAYDAKIKGSKQHETLEEYLAMIGKFNNKNLELTKQMLEAARDNDSLKLKQTETALNNFTKRKYLFTANFAVNHKDSEVSPYLALSEIYDANIKYLDTINNVLSPKIKASKYGKALEKYISKIKEEEKQ